A genomic window from Pseudomonas argentinensis includes:
- the rpoB gene encoding DNA-directed RNA polymerase subunit beta, which yields MAYSYTEKKRIRKDFSKLPDVMDVPYLLAIQLDSYREFLQQGASKEQFRDIGLHAAFKSVFPIISYSGNAALEYVGYRLGEPAFDVKECVLRGVTFAVPLRVKVRLIIFDKESSNKAIKDIKEQEVYMGEIPLMTENGTFVINGTERVIVSQLHRSPGVFFDHDRGKTHSSGKLLYSARIIPYRGSWLDFEFDPKDAVFVRIDRRRKLPASVLLRALGYSTEEVLDAFYTTNVFHVKGEGLSLELVPQRLRGEIASQDIKDGSGKVIVEQGRRITARHINQLDKAGIKELDVPFDYLIGRTTAKAIVHPATGEILAECNTELSVELLAKIAKAQVVRIETLYTNDIDCGPFISDTLKIDSTTNQLEALVEIYRMMRPGEPPTKDAAETLFNNLFFSAERYDLSAVGRMKFNRRIGRTEIEGSGVLSREDIVEVLKTLVDIRNGKGIVDDIDHLGNRRVRCVGEMAENQFRVGLVRVERAVKERLSMAESEGLMPQDLINAKPVAAAVKEFFGSSQLSQFMDQNNPLSEITHKRRVSALGPGGLTRERAGFEVRDVHPTHYGRVCPIETPEGPNIGLINSLAAYARTNQYGFLESPYRVVKEGQVTDEIVFLSAIEEADHVIAQASATLNDKGQLIDELVAVRHLNEFTVKAPEDVTLMDVSPKQVVSVAASLIPFLEHDDANRALMGSNMQRQAVPTLRSDKPLVGTGMERNVARDSGVCVVARRGGVIDSVDASRIVVRVADDEVETGEAGVDIYNLTKYTRSNQNTCINQRPLVQKGDVVARGDIMADGPSTDMGELALGQNMRVAFMPWNGYNFEDSILLSERVVQEDRFTTIHIQELTCVARDTKLGPEEISADIPNVGEAALNKLDEAGIVYVGAEVGPGDILVGKVTPKGETQLTPEEKLLRAIFGEKASDVKDTSLRVPTGTKGTVIDVQVFTRDGVERDARALSIEKSQLDEIRKDLNEEFRIVEGATFERLRAALVGKVAEGGAGLKKGAEITDEVLDGLERGQWFKLRMADDALNEQLEKAQAYISDRRQLLDDKFEDKKRKLQQGDDLAPGVLKIVKVYLAIRRRIQPGDKMAGRHGNKGVVSVIMPVEDMPHDANGTPVDIVLNPLGVPSRMNVGQILETHLGLAAKGLGEKINLMLEEQRKIAELRGFLNEIYNEIGGRQENLDELSDQEVLALANNLRKGVPMATPVFDGAKESEIKAMLKLADLPESGQMRLIDGRTGNQFERPTTVGYMYMLKLNHLVDDKMHARSTGSYSLVTQQPLGGKAQFGGQRFGEMEVWALEAYGAAYTLQEMLTVKSDDVNGRTKMYKNIVDGDHRMEPGMPESFNVLIKEIRSLGIDIDLETE from the coding sequence ATGGCTTACTCATACACTGAGAAAAAACGTATCCGCAAGGACTTTAGCAAGTTGCCGGATGTCATGGATGTGCCTTACCTCCTGGCCATCCAGCTGGATTCGTACCGCGAATTCCTGCAGCAAGGCGCGAGCAAGGAACAGTTCCGCGACATCGGCCTGCATGCGGCCTTCAAATCTGTATTCCCGATCATCAGCTACTCCGGCAACGCTGCTCTGGAATACGTCGGTTACCGCCTGGGTGAGCCGGCGTTCGATGTCAAAGAGTGCGTGCTGCGCGGTGTGACCTTCGCAGTGCCGCTGCGCGTGAAAGTGCGCCTGATCATTTTCGACAAAGAATCGTCGAACAAAGCGATCAAGGACATCAAAGAGCAGGAAGTGTACATGGGCGAAATTCCGCTCATGACCGAGAACGGTACCTTCGTCATCAACGGTACCGAGCGTGTAATCGTTTCCCAGCTGCACCGTTCCCCAGGTGTGTTCTTCGACCACGACCGTGGCAAGACGCACAGCTCGGGCAAGCTGCTGTACTCCGCGCGCATCATTCCTTACCGTGGTTCCTGGCTGGACTTCGAGTTCGACCCGAAGGATGCGGTATTCGTGCGTATCGACCGTCGCCGCAAGCTGCCGGCCTCGGTACTGCTGCGCGCGCTGGGCTACAGCACCGAGGAAGTGCTCGACGCCTTCTATACCACCAACGTTTTCCACGTCAAAGGTGAAGGCCTGAGCCTGGAGCTGGTGCCACAGCGCCTGCGCGGTGAGATTGCCAGCCAGGACATCAAGGATGGCAGCGGCAAGGTGATCGTCGAGCAGGGTCGTCGTATTACCGCTCGCCACATCAACCAGCTGGACAAGGCAGGCATCAAGGAGCTGGACGTACCGTTCGACTACCTGATCGGTCGCACCACCGCCAAGGCCATCGTGCACCCGGCCACCGGCGAAATCCTCGCCGAGTGCAACACCGAGCTGTCGGTCGAGCTGCTGGCCAAGATCGCCAAGGCTCAGGTCGTTCGCATCGAGACCCTGTACACCAACGATATCGACTGTGGTCCGTTCATCAGCGACACGCTGAAGATCGACAGCACCACCAACCAGCTCGAAGCGCTGGTCGAGATCTACCGCATGATGCGTCCTGGCGAGCCACCAACCAAGGATGCCGCCGAGACCCTGTTCAACAACCTGTTCTTCAGCGCCGAGCGTTACGACCTGTCCGCCGTTGGCCGCATGAAGTTCAACCGTCGTATCGGTCGTACCGAGATCGAAGGTTCGGGCGTGTTGAGCCGCGAAGATATCGTCGAAGTGCTCAAGACCCTGGTCGACATCCGTAACGGCAAAGGCATCGTCGATGACATCGACCACCTGGGTAACCGCCGTGTACGTTGCGTCGGCGAGATGGCCGAGAACCAGTTCCGCGTTGGCCTGGTGCGCGTCGAGCGTGCGGTCAAGGAACGTCTGTCGATGGCCGAAAGCGAAGGCCTGATGCCGCAGGACCTGATCAACGCCAAGCCGGTTGCGGCGGCGGTGAAGGAGTTCTTCGGTTCCAGCCAGCTCTCGCAGTTCATGGACCAGAACAACCCGCTCTCCGAGATCACCCACAAGCGCCGCGTCTCCGCACTCGGCCCGGGCGGTCTGACCCGTGAGCGCGCCGGCTTCGAAGTCCGTGACGTGCACCCGACCCACTACGGCCGCGTGTGCCCGATCGAAACGCCGGAAGGCCCGAACATCGGTCTGATCAACTCCCTGGCGGCCTACGCCCGCACCAACCAGTACGGCTTCCTGGAAAGCCCGTACCGCGTGGTCAAGGAAGGTCAGGTCACCGACGAGATCGTGTTCCTGTCCGCCATCGAAGAAGCCGACCACGTGATCGCCCAGGCGTCAGCGACCCTGAACGACAAGGGTCAGCTGATCGACGAGCTGGTTGCCGTGCGTCACCTGAACGAGTTCACCGTCAAGGCGCCGGAAGACGTCACCCTGATGGACGTCTCGCCCAAGCAGGTGGTTTCCGTCGCTGCCTCGCTGATCCCGTTCCTCGAGCACGACGATGCCAACCGTGCACTGATGGGCTCGAACATGCAGCGTCAGGCCGTGCCGACCCTGCGTTCGGACAAGCCGCTGGTGGGTACCGGCATGGAGCGCAACGTCGCCCGTGACTCCGGTGTCTGCGTGGTCGCTCGCCGCGGTGGTGTGATCGACTCCGTCGATGCCAGCCGTATCGTGGTGCGTGTTGCCGATGACGAAGTCGAAACCGGTGAAGCCGGTGTGGACATCTACAACCTGACCAAATACACCCGCTCCAACCAGAACACCTGCATCAACCAGCGTCCGCTGGTGCAGAAAGGTGATGTGGTTGCGCGTGGCGACATCATGGCCGACGGCCCGTCCACCGACATGGGTGAACTGGCGCTGGGTCAGAACATGCGCGTCGCGTTCATGCCGTGGAACGGTTACAACTTCGAAGACTCCATCCTGCTCTCCGAGCGCGTGGTTCAGGAAGACCGCTTCACCACGATCCACATCCAGGAACTGACCTGTGTGGCCCGTGACACCAAGCTCGGCCCAGAGGAAATCTCTGCGGACATCCCGAACGTCGGTGAGGCTGCACTGAACAAGCTCGACGAAGCCGGTATCGTCTACGTCGGCGCCGAAGTCGGCCCGGGCGACATTCTGGTCGGCAAGGTCACCCCGAAAGGCGAGACCCAGCTGACCCCGGAAGAGAAGCTGCTGCGCGCGATCTTCGGTGAGAAGGCCAGCGACGTTAAGGACACTTCCCTGCGCGTGCCGACCGGCACCAAGGGTACCGTCATCGACGTCCAGGTCTTCACCCGTGACGGCGTGGAGCGCGATGCGCGCGCCCTGTCGATCGAGAAGAGCCAGCTGGACGAGATCCGCAAGGACCTGAACGAAGAGTTCCGCATCGTCGAAGGCGCGACCTTCGAGCGTCTGCGCGCTGCCCTGGTCGGCAAGGTCGCCGAAGGCGGCGCTGGCCTGAAGAAAGGTGCCGAGATCACTGACGAAGTGCTCGACGGCCTGGAGCGTGGCCAGTGGTTCAAGCTGCGCATGGCGGACGATGCCCTGAACGAGCAGTTGGAAAAGGCCCAGGCCTACATTTCCGACCGCCGTCAGCTGCTCGACGACAAGTTCGAAGACAAGAAGCGCAAGCTGCAGCAGGGCGATGACCTGGCACCGGGCGTCCTGAAGATCGTCAAGGTCTACCTGGCCATCCGCCGTCGCATCCAGCCGGGTGACAAGATGGCCGGTCGTCACGGTAACAAGGGTGTGGTCTCGGTGATCATGCCGGTCGAAGACATGCCCCACGATGCCAATGGCACGCCGGTGGACATCGTCCTCAACCCGCTGGGCGTACCGTCGCGTATGAACGTCGGTCAGATCCTCGAAACCCACCTGGGCCTGGCGGCCAAGGGCCTGGGCGAGAAGATCAACCTGATGCTCGAAGAGCAGCGCAAGATCGCTGAACTGCGCGGCTTCCTGAACGAGATCTACAACGAGATCGGTGGTCGTCAGGAAAACCTCGACGAGCTGAGCGACCAGGAAGTGCTGGCTCTGGCCAACAACCTGCGCAAGGGCGTTCCGATGGCCACGCCGGTGTTCGACGGTGCCAAGGAAAGCGAAATCAAGGCCATGCTGAAGCTGGCCGATCTGCCGGAGAGCGGCCAGATGCGCCTGATCGACGGCCGTACCGGCAACCAGTTCGAGCGCCCGACCACGGTCGGTTACATGTACATGCTGAAACTGAACCACCTGGTGGACGACAAGATGCACGCGCGTTCCACGGGTTCCTACAGTCTGGTTACCCAGCAGCCGCTGGGTGGTAAGGCGCAGTTCGGTGGTCAGCGCTTCGGGGAGATGGAGGTCTGGGCGCTGGAAGCCTACGGCGCCGCCTACACCCTGCAGGAGATGTTGACCGTCAAGTCGGACGACGTGAACGGCCGTACCAAGATGTACAAGAACATCGTGGATGGCGATCACCGCATGGAGCCGGGCATGCCCGAGTCCTTCAACGTGTTGATCAAAGAGATCCGTTCGCTCGGTATCGACATCGATCTGGAAACCGAATAA
- the rplL gene encoding 50S ribosomal protein L7/L12, producing the protein MSLTNEQIIEAIGQKSVMEIVELIKAMEETFGVTAAAAVAAGPAAGAAAAAEEQTEFTVVLAEAGDKKVNVIKAVRELTGLGLKEAKAVVDGAPGVVKEGVSKDEAEAAKKALEEAGAKVELK; encoded by the coding sequence ATGTCTCTGACTAACGAGCAAATCATCGAAGCGATCGGCCAGAAATCCGTTATGGAAATCGTCGAGCTGATCAAGGCGATGGAAGAAACCTTCGGTGTTACCGCTGCTGCCGCTGTTGCTGCTGGCCCGGCTGCTGGTGCTGCCGCCGCTGCTGAAGAGCAAACCGAGTTCACCGTTGTCCTGGCTGAAGCCGGCGACAAGAAAGTGAACGTGATCAAGGCCGTTCGCGAACTGACCGGTCTGGGCCTGAAAGAAGCCAAAGCAGTGGTTGACGGCGCTCCTGGCGTGGTCAAAGAAGGCGTGTCGAAAGACGAAGCCGAAGCTGCCAAGAAAGCTCTGGAAGAAGCAGGCGCCAAAGTCGAGCTCAAGTAA
- the rplJ gene encoding 50S ribosomal protein L10 — MAIKLEDKKAIVAEVNEAAKAALSAVVADARGVTVSAMTGLRKEAREAGVYVRVVRNTLLKRAVEGTQYDVLNDVFKGPTLIAFSNEHPGAAARLFKDFAKGQDKFEIKAAAFEGKYLAANQIDVLASLPTRDEGIAQLMSVIQGATSKLARTLAAIRDQKEAAAA, encoded by the coding sequence GTGGCAATTAAACTCGAAGACAAGAAGGCCATCGTCGCTGAAGTCAACGAGGCTGCCAAAGCTGCCCTGTCCGCTGTCGTGGCTGATGCCCGTGGCGTGACCGTAAGCGCTATGACCGGACTCCGTAAAGAGGCCCGCGAAGCTGGCGTATACGTACGTGTCGTACGTAATACCCTGCTCAAGCGCGCCGTTGAAGGCACTCAGTACGACGTGCTCAACGACGTGTTCAAAGGCCCGACCCTGATTGCGTTCTCCAACGAGCACCCGGGCGCTGCTGCCCGTCTGTTCAAGGACTTCGCCAAGGGTCAGGACAAGTTCGAGATCAAAGCCGCTGCGTTCGAGGGCAAGTACCTTGCAGCCAATCAGATCGACGTACTGGCAAGCCTGCCGACCCGCGACGAGGGTATCGCACAGCTGATGAGCGTTATCCAAGGCGCCACCAGCAAGCTCGCTCGCACGCTGGCAGCCATTCGCGACCAGAAAGAAGCCGCTGCTGCCTAA
- the rplA gene encoding 50S ribosomal protein L1: protein MAKLTKRQKAIAAKIEPGKAYSFNDAAALLAEISAVKFSESVDISINLGVDPRKSDQVVRGATVLPNGSGKTVRVAVFTQGPGAEAALAAGADRVGMDDLAAEMKGGDLNYDVVIASPDAMRVVGQLGQVLGPRGLMPNPKVGTVTPDVATAVKNAKAGQVRFRTDKNGIIHGSVGKVGFEADKLKQNVEALLADLKRLKPSTSKGVYVKRVTLSTTMGPGLLIDQGSLDA from the coding sequence ATGGCTAAGCTGACCAAGCGCCAAAAGGCTATCGCAGCCAAGATCGAGCCGGGCAAGGCCTACAGCTTCAACGATGCTGCTGCGCTGCTGGCCGAAATTTCCGCCGTCAAGTTCTCCGAGTCGGTCGATATCTCGATCAACCTCGGCGTTGACCCGCGTAAATCCGACCAGGTCGTTCGTGGCGCCACCGTTCTGCCCAACGGCAGCGGCAAAACCGTTCGCGTTGCCGTGTTCACCCAGGGTCCGGGCGCTGAAGCTGCTCTGGCTGCCGGTGCTGACCGCGTAGGCATGGACGACCTGGCTGCCGAAATGAAAGGCGGCGACCTGAACTATGACGTGGTCATCGCTTCCCCGGACGCCATGCGCGTTGTTGGCCAGCTGGGCCAGGTACTCGGTCCGCGCGGTCTGATGCCTAACCCGAAAGTCGGCACCGTGACCCCGGACGTAGCCACTGCAGTGAAGAATGCCAAGGCTGGTCAGGTACGTTTCCGTACCGACAAGAACGGCATCATCCACGGTTCCGTCGGCAAGGTTGGCTTCGAAGCCGACAAGCTGAAGCAGAACGTGGAAGCCCTGCTGGCCGATCTGAAGCGTCTGAAGCCGTCGACCTCGAAAGGCGTCTACGTCAAGCGCGTGACCCTGAGCACCACCATGGGCCCAGGTCTGCTGATCGACCAAGGTTCGCTCGACGCTTAA
- the rplK gene encoding 50S ribosomal protein L11, translating to MAKKITAYIKLQVKAGQANPSPPVGPALGQHGVNIMEFCKAFNAKTQGMEPGLPTPVIITVYSDRSFTFETKSTPASVLLKKAAGLTSGSARPNTVKVGTVTRAQLEEIAKTKQADLTAADMDAAVRTIAGSARSMGLNVEGV from the coding sequence ATGGCTAAGAAAATCACGGCTTATATCAAGCTGCAAGTAAAGGCCGGTCAGGCCAACCCGTCGCCACCCGTTGGTCCCGCTCTGGGCCAGCACGGCGTCAACATCATGGAATTCTGCAAGGCGTTCAACGCCAAGACCCAGGGCATGGAGCCTGGTCTGCCGACTCCAGTGATCATCACTGTTTACAGTGACCGTAGCTTCACCTTCGAAACCAAGAGCACCCCGGCCTCCGTGCTGCTGAAGAAAGCAGCCGGTCTGACCAGCGGTTCGGCTCGTCCGAACACTGTCAAGGTTGGCACCGTTACCCGTGCCCAGCTCGAAGAGATCGCCAAGACCAAGCAGGCCGATCTGACTGCAGCTGATATGGATGCAGCCGTGCGTACCATCGCCGGTTCTGCTCGTAGCATGGGCCTCAACGTGGAGGGTGTGTAA